Below is a window of Vibrio aerogenes DNA.
ATTTGTTTGCGCCGGGGGTGCTAAAGATTCAATCCAGTTTTCCAGTGTTTCTGTGACATCCTTCGTTAGACGGGCAACTCCCTGAGCTTTACTCTGTTGCCAGACAAAGCCATCTTCTGAGCGACATTTTTCAAGTAAAACCGACTTTTGTGAATCATCCAGGCCATTGAACTGTTTGTGAAGTTTCACAATGGTAGGCCTGCCCAGCTCGACAACATTCGGATATGCCTGTAACAATTCCAGTGGCAAATCAGCGGCTTTAAGCGCGCCACTCACCAAAGCCTCACTGCACTGGAACATTTTTGCCAACGCTTTTTGATCTTCCGCTTCGCCACTTTCTAATTTTGCCAACATTTCTTTTCCTTTCTCGTACAGAGATAAAGGCTTATGCGCATTTGCGACATCAGAAAGAAACTTCGCATGTTCTTCATTCACATTTTCAGCAACGTAAACTAAAAAGGGTTGTGCGGCTAAAATACAAGCCATCCGCCTGCGACTACCATCCAGAACCTCAATTTTGCCATCAGATGTTTTACGCCCGACAGCTGGATATTGTTGTCCTCTTTCTCTGAGCG
It encodes the following:
- a CDS encoding ParB/RepB/Spo0J family partition protein, whose amino-acid sequence is MAIKTSELNAKLFGKADKRRATTPQEAQHAVKDKAQYIELAVAGKTQVTFELVSIPAEDVATKTVVFEQNSREQAFLNEHALSDILSTLRERGQQYPAVGRKTSDGKIEVLDGSRRRMACILAAQPFLVYVAENVNEEHAKFLSDVANAHKPLSLYEKGKEMLAKLESGEAEDQKALAKMFQCSEALVSGALKAADLPLELLQAYPNVVELGRPTIVKLHKQFNGLDDSQKSVLLEKCRSEDGFVWQQSKAQGVARLTKDVTETLENWIESLAPPAQTNVSQKVELVKNRVNYVRQGNRLVLNMKKIDDPLMNEILDFLQKKLQ